A genomic segment from Eremothecium gossypii ATCC 10895 chromosome III, complete sequence encodes:
- a CDS encoding endonuclease III domain-containing protein (Syntenic homolog of Saccharomyces cerevisiae YOL043C (NTG2) and YAL015C (NTG1)), which produces MAVLRRVKRPRVDIEVERVSKYFKKEESLSTELADVSDSQVSINAIKAMEAPEFFNYVESRTIDLLPVDRKLEDNNRFPPNFVGIYSKVRLMRSKIITPVDTVGCASLPLTLNEKYGILKDQIKPLHYRLQLLVALMLSAQTKDETNAIAMNNLMDYCMNNIGIKEGITLEALLQIEEKQLDTLIHPVGFHRKKAAYIKRAMPMLQEEFGGDVPTTIEGFNSLPGVGNKIGFLALQKSWGIVAGIGVDVHVDRLSKMWRWVDAKKCKTPEHTRKALEEWVPRELWNEINPLLVGFGQVICPSRGKRCDLCLANDICNNVDRKLVKLRNFNESPASLRGDHSQLLTHLQHTLVASGSAAPRIKKEETE; this is translated from the coding sequence ATGGCAGTTCTCAGGAGAGTGAAGAGACCAAGAGTAGATATCGAGGTTGAGAGGGTCTCAAAGTATTTCAAGAAGGAAGAGTCGTTGAGTACCGAACTTGCTGATGTAAGCGACTCGCAGGTGAGCATAAATGCCATCAAGGCCATGGAAGCACCGGAGTTCTTCAACTACGTGGAGTCTAGGACGATTGATCTTCTGCCAGTTGACCGGAAGTTGGAGGATAACAACCGATTTCCGCCTAATTTTGTCGGGATTTATTCCAAGGTGAGACTGATGAGGTCTAAGATCATAACCCCTGTGGACACAGTGGGGTGTGCCTCGCTGCCGCTGACGCTGAACGAGAAGTATGGAATCTTGAAGGATCAAATAAAGCCGCTACACTATCgactgcagctgctggtggcCCTCATGCTCTCGGCACAAACCAAAGATGAGACGAACGCAATAGCGATGAATAATTTGATGGATTACTGCATGAACAACATAGGAATCAAGGAGGGAATAACGCTTGAAGCACTGTTACAAATTGAAGAGAAGCAACTTGATACGCTGATACACCCAGTCGGGTTTCATAGGAAAAAGGCCGCATACATAAAAAGGGCAATGCCAATGCTGCAGGAAGAGTTTGGAGGGGACGTACCAACGACCATTGAAGGCTTTAACTCGTTACCAGGGGTTGGTAACAAGATTGGGTTTTTAGCACTACAGAAGTCATGGGGAATTGTTGCGGGAATCGGTGTCGATGTACATGTGGACCGCCTTTCCAAGATGTGGCGGTGGGTAGACGCCAAAAAATGCAAGACTCCCGAGCATACTCGGAAGGCGCTGGAAGAATGGGTTCCTCGGGAGCTTTGGAATGAAATCAATCCACTGCTAGTTGGGTTTGGACAGGTAATATGCCCTTCTCGGGGTAAGAGGTGTGACTTATGCCTTGCTAATGATATATGCAATAATGTGGATCGGAAGCTGGTAAAGTTGCGAAATTTTAATGAGAGCCCTGCCAGTCTGCGTGGGGATCACAGCCAACTACTGACACATCTTCAACACACCCTTGTTGCATCTGGGTCCGCTGCCCCGCGAATAAAGAAAGAAGAAACAGAATAA
- the TPD3 gene encoding protein phosphatase 2A structural subunit TPD3 (Syntenic homolog of Saccharomyces cerevisiae YAL016W (TPD3)), which translates to MSERGEDLYPLALLMDELKHDDIANRVEAMKKLDTIALALGPQRTRDELVPFLTEVAQDDEDEVFAFLAEQLGKFVPYVGGSKYATLLLPALEILASTEETLVRDKAVSSLNNIAQELSQEQLFREFIPLIENLATNEWFSSKVSACGLFKAVLVRVEDDKFRKELLALFLQLTQDDTPMVRRAAGRNLPTLIDLLTQNIDLSTSGDWDYISNMFQRLVSDNQDSVKFLAVDVLISILKFFNKKKDSTHTKGLLHSAIQLVSDEAWRVRYMSADRFEDLASQFISDPAYIDELISPFLALCEDNESDVRKAIAKQIPGFAKLLPNSAVILKKLLPVVQTLCMDENETVRASLASEITGLAPLLSKQEAIDNLIPILLNMLKDEFPDVRLNIIAKLKVVNEAIGIDFLTENLLPAITELAKDDNWRVRMAIIEYIPLLAEQLGVDFFDQQLADLCLSWLWDAVYSIRHAAVINLKKLTEIFGSAWSRDQIISCLLKSDSQVLENFVYRITLLSALTELVPVVSSAVITEKILPFINHLSTDGVPNIRFNAAKSYAVIVEALGKNYADLSNEVILPNLEKLCQDNDVDVRYFAGQSLEKCKSILG; encoded by the coding sequence ATGAGCGAGAGGGGCGAGGATTTGTATCCATTGGCATTGCTCATGGATGAGCTGAAGCACGACGATATTGCTAACCGCGTGGAGGCGATGAAGAAGCTGGACACGATAGCCCTTGCATTGGGTCCACAGCGGACGAGAGATGAACTAGTGCCCTTCTTGACTGAGGTTGCTcaggacgacgaggacgaggtATTTGCGTTTCTCGCAGAGCAACTAGGCAAGTTCGTTCCGTACGTGGGAGGCAGCAAGTACGCGACTCTATTGTTACCAGCTCTGGAGATTCTTGCGTCTACCGAGGAGACATTGGTTCGGGATAAGGCTGTTAGTTCTCTGAATAACATTGCTCAGGAATTGTCTCAGGAGCAGTTGTTCCGTGAGTTTATACCGCTGATTGAGAACTTGGCAACTAACGAGTGGTTTTCGTCGAAGGTGTCTGCCTGTGGCCTATTTAAGGCCGTTTTGGTTAGGGTTGAAGACGACAAGTTTAGGAAGGAGCTACTCGCCCTTTTCTTGCAGTTGACACAGGACGACACTCCCATGGTCAGGCGGGCTGCGGGACGGAACTTGCCCACATTGATAGACTTACTGACCCAGAACATAGACCTATCCACGAGCGGTGATTGGGATTATATTTCCAACATGTTCCAGCGGCTTGTGAGCGATAATCAGGACTCTGTTAAATTCTTAGCCGTTGATGTGCTGATCTCCATATTGAAATTTTTCAATAAGAAGAAGGACTCTACCCACACGAAGGGTTTATTACATTCAGCAATACAACTTGTGAGCGATGAGGCTTGGAGAGTCAGATATATGTCTGCTGATAGGTTTGAAGATCTGGCCTCCCAATTTATTTCTGACCCAGCATATATTGACGAGCTGATTTCGCCGTTCCTGGCGCTATGCGAAGACAATGAGAGCGATGTAAGAAAGGCTATAGCTAAGCAAATACCAGGATTTGCCAAGTTACTTCCAAACTCTGCAGTGATTCTTAAAAAGCTGCTTCCAGTGGTTCAGACCTTGTGCATGGATGAGAACGAAACAGTGAGGGCTTCCTTGGCTTCTGAAATTACCGGTCTAGCTCCTCTTTTAAGCAAACAGGAAGCAATCGATAACTTGATACCCATTTTGTTAAACATGCTCAAGGACGAATTCCCAGATGTCCGGCTCAATATCATTGCAAAGTTAAAGGTAGTCAATGAAGCCATTGGGATAGACTTCTTAACCGAAAATTTGCTGCCAGCTATTACGGAACTTGCCAAGGATGATAACTGGAGGGTCCGCATGGCCATAATAGAGTATATTCCACTGCTAGCTGAGCAGCTGGGCGTGGATTTTTTTGATCAGCAACTGGCTGATCTCTGCCTTTCATGGCTATGGGACGCCGTGTATTCTATCAGACATGCTGCAGTTATCAACCTGAAGAAGCTAACAGAGATATTTGGTTCAGCTTGGTCGCGCGATCAGATCATATCCTGTCTTTTAAAATCCGATTCGCAGGTACTAGAAAACTTTGTTTACAGGATTACCTTACTCTCAGCATTAACGGAATTGGTCCCAGTAGTTTCTTCGGCAGTTATCACCGAAAAGATCCTACCTTTCATCAACCATTTGTCCACTGACGGTGTTCCAAACATCAGATTCAACGCAGCGAAGTCATACGCCGTTATTGTGGAGGCGCTAGGCAAGAATTACGCTGATCTCAGCAATGAGGTTATCCTCCCTAACTTAGAGAAGCTATGTCAGGATAACGATGTCGATGTCAGATATTTTGCAGGCCAAAGTTTGGAAAAGTGCAAGTCCATCTTGGGTTAA
- the PEX15 gene encoding Pex15p (Syntenic homolog of Saccharomyces cerevisiae YOL044W (PEX15)), giving the protein MSKVITKPSLSLDSLLQHELFQDARAGKVDSQEERLRECRDLYLKAHFGGFLVKVYQYGLLEDGAQRYTADVWGWVLAAVNGLRSANEIPSSVLRQLRTELSRSSGGVYDVVSALSVLERARLLLSYFRSAVRLGSLDTAENADYLRRVEGNLCRELGRLVLDVHSEQELGYLVKLVELYLLDLQVRCLHREMDKSLYWTLCRKFPLMSRKLSGSPQSRNGVSCEEHILLQLQPKKKTIKNKHASSERRVARPSSAAPPRPGARQQDRVARPNLPLMTPGSPMLTADRSENCERKPRHSYAAILNYLPKWLTDFTDSRFIALVVMLAIALRKLRWFKLLSSHGLVHIRTIFNAARGL; this is encoded by the coding sequence ATGTCCAAGGTTATAACTAAACCAAGTCTGTCTCTGGATTCTCTGCTGCAGCATGAGCTGTTCCAAGATGCACGGGCAGGGAAGGTAGACTCTCAGGAAGAGAGACTACGCGAGTGCAGAGACCTATACCTAAAGGCGCACTTCGGCGGGTTCCTCGTAAAGGTGTACCAGTACGGATTGCTTGAAGACGGAGCTCAGCGTTATACAGCCGATGTTTGGGGGTGGGTGCTTGCGGCAGTGAATGGACTCCGCTCCGCCAATGAAATACCGTCCAGCGTTCTCCGGCAGCTAAGAACAGAGTTaagccgcagcagcggcggaGTGTATGATGTGGTTAGCGCGCTCAGCGTGTTGGAACGTGCGCGCCTGTTGTTAAGCTACTTCCGGTCGGCTGTGCGCCTTGGCAGCCTAGATACAGCGGAAAACGCAGATTACTTGCGGCGAGTGGAGGGAAACCTATGCCGTGAACTCGGGCGCTTAGTACTTGACGTGCACAGCGAGCAGGAGCTCGGCTACTTGGTGAAGCTGGTTGAACTCTACCTTCTTGATCTCCAGGTACGGTGCCTCCATCGCGAGATGGATAAGTCATTGTACTGGACCCTCTGCCGCAAGTTCCCGTTAATGAGTAGAAAACTCTCCGGCTCGCCACAAAGCCGCAACGGCGTTTCTTGCGAGGAACACAttcttctgcagctccaGCCCAAAAAGAAGACCATCAAGAACAAGCATGCATCGTCGGAACGCCGCGTGGCCCGCCCGTCCtctgcggcgccgccgcgtcctggcgcgcgccagcaggACCGCGTCGCTCGGCCCAATCTGCCACTCATGACCCCGGGCTCGCCCATGCTGACTGCTGACCGCTCTGAGAATTGTGAGCGCAAGCCACGCCATTCTTACGCAGCCATCTTGAATTATCTTCCGAAATGGCTGACAGATTTCACTGACTCCAGATTCATCGCCCTCGTAGTAATGCTGGCCATCGCATTGAGGAAGTTGCGCTGGTTTAAATTACTATCGAGCCATGGCCTAGTTCATATTCGGACTATATTCAACGCTGCCCGTGGCCTTTGA
- the PSK1 gene encoding serine/threonine protein kinase PSK1 (Syntenic homolog of Saccharomyces cerevisiae YOL045W (PSK2) and YAL017W (PSK1)): MPFIGASHTSNDIFRHLKEKHAIGGGHAGVSVASSVTSMEADTPERYATSGSASSALEEKLEAVSRGDDKAPGNLNAPKLRSVSVSSAASHGQELDTQELLTFPNESTHAYSYNPLSPNSLAVRLSILKRSLEIMIKNPSLLRDTTSSDDIAPLPSIVSRYSMDRTYSASVKRSPMDQPPQQLRNASSAALSALFNGPVATTVPSSQSLDTQSPPMLSPSLGTLPAYSASGSYPFRQQQLGTLPIAWEIGSDTSDSPETASELEVRRFFHESPSLASLPEPPQQQPPPQSIYDHHPSHSSEFICEKKRELEGLLTLLNDTLENKDNDKASDLLMISLLNINKLSLGVSTNADGVDPAKKVSNEQELKKQLLESLAQPFHEYSTQETTIQASQDENYLQPFTDELTSIQDPIDYSRTYEAPRILHTFISGKYTAPQAIFTCSQHHPWQFRAANDLACLIFGISKLAFKALTLLDLIHTDSRSFVLNKIMSTEGQEQVFTGEIVGVIQPGVTSLSSPASAASSASSHTQKFIWASMWAKRKNGMIVCVFEKVPCDYMNVMLNLDDFSVRDISGGEGLQLQPEITSSIPPPTITPKTKSVKFANEINDVAAISRSLANLIEKVKSGELLNKHDDLLPVPVRVNDHINTVRYFTLNHLSINIPCAVTSSILEDDLKLQIHSLPYQAGMFIVNSKTLQLISFNKSISKNMFGLHYIELINQPITKIIPSFPSLLKYNNTMYPHLNINLSKNKGLVLTEHYFRKLQSQMNRSAEDFYSSIGIDAVHRDGCTIKVDIQLRVLNMSHILLWITHSRDVFFKNYNTNPSQLKILNEREIATISSGTNSATSSKHTTDKFKLEELSKLKSELQTLTLHIDGRESNSNAVAKSECVLSDDMSTAVAEETDVNTTTSSMAVQAKDSMMSTDSCSKWEIAKKYTQDKSQFVSDDNFKVDENLILHTNSSFREGSDSPLRPLNSESSASFDNSNIAPEREIGASKHVTKFSDFTVLQKMGEGAYGKVDLCMHKKEKYVVVIKLIFKERILVDTWVRDRKLGTIPSEIQIMATLNKKPHENIMRLLDFFEDDEYYYIESPMHGETGSIDLFDLIELKTNMTEHEAKLLFKQVASGLRHLHENGIVHRDIKDENVIVDNRGRVKIIDFGSAAYVKRGPFDVFVGTIDYAAPEVLGGDPYEGKPQDVWAVGVLLYTIIYKENPFYNIDEILDGDLRISPAVVVSEECVALITRILNRSVNRRPTVDDICGDKWLGI, encoded by the coding sequence ATGCCCTTTATTGGAGCGTCGCACACGTCGAACGATATCTTCAGGCATCTGAAAGAAAAACACGCCATCGGGGGCGGGCATGCGGGTGTTTCGGTGGCGTCGTCGGTGACGTCGATGGAGGCAGACACTCCGGAGCGGTACGCCACGAGCGGCAGCGCTAGCAGTGCTCTGGAGGAAAAACTGGAGGCCGTTTCCCGGGGGGACGATAAGGCACCGGGAAACCTGAACGCGCCCAAACTGCGGAGCGTCTCGGTGTCGTCAGCCGCAAGCCATGGCCAAGAGCTGGATACGCAAGAGCTGCTGACCTTCCCCAATGAGTCAACCCACGCGTATTCGTATAATCCTTTGTCGCCGAATTCGCTGGCGGTGCGTCTTTCCATTTTAAAGCGTTCGTTAGAAATTATGATTAAGAACCCCTCACTCCTGAGAGACACGACTAGCTCAGATGACATAGCTCCCTTGCCATCGATTGTCTCAAGATACAGTATGGATAGAACCTACTCTGCATCGGTGAAGCGGTCTCCAATGGACCAGCCCCCGCAGCAGCTACGGAACGCATCTTCCGCGGCTCTCTCTGCGTTATTTAACGGGCCTGTGGCTACCACGGTACCATCAAGCCAGAGTCTGGATACGCAGAGCCCCCCAATGCTGTCACCGTCACTAGGAACGTTGCCTGCTTATTCGGCGAGCGGCAGCTACCCGTTCAGGCAGCAGCAATTGGGCACTCTGCCGATAGCATGGGAGATAGGGAGTGATACTTCGGACAGTCCGGAGACTGCCTCAGAGTTGGAAGTAAGAAGATTTTTTCATGAGTCGCCCTCGCTGGCGTCTTTACCCGAGCCACCGCAGCAGCAACCTCCTCCGCAGTCGATATATGACCATCATCCAAGTCATAGCTCGGAGTTTATCTGCGAGAAAAAGAGAGAACTCGAAGGGCTGTTGACGCTGTTGAATGATACACTAGAGAACAAGGATAATGATAAGGCATCTGATTTACTGATGATATCCCTCTTAAACATCAATAAGCTGTCGCTTGGGGTCAGCACCAACGCGGATGGCGTAGATCCTGCGAAGAAAGTCAGTAATGAGCAAGAACTAAagaagcagctgcttgaAAGCTTAGCCCAACCATTTCATGAATATTCAACACAGGAAACTACTATACAGGCCTCGCAGGACGAAAATTATCTCCAACCATTTACCGATGAACTAACATCTATCCAGGATCCGATAGACTACAGCAGAACGTACGAAGCGCCCCGCATACTGCATACTTTTATATCAGGTAAGTACACAGCACCTCAGGCCATATTTACCTGTTCCCAGCATCACCCATGGCAGTTTAGGGCGGCTAACGATTTGGCATGCTTAATCTTCGGTATCTCCAAATTGGCATTTAAGGCGCTTACTTTACTTGACCTGATACACACCGACAGCAGGAGCTTTGTCCTTAACAAGATTATGTCTACAGAGGGCCAAGAACAAGTATTCACAGGTGAAATAGTAGGCGTCATACAACCAGGCGTCACATCGCTGTCGTCTCCTGCTTCAGCTGCATCGTCAGCATCCTCGCATACACAGAAATTCATTTGGGCGTCCATGTGGGCAAAGCGTAAGAATGGCATGATCGTCTGTGTCTTTGAAAAGGTGCCCTGTGATTACATGAACGTAATGTTAAATTTAGACGACTTCTCCGTGCGGGATATCTCCGGAGGAGAAGGCTTACAATTGCAGCCGGAGATCACATCGTCTATACCACCACCCACCATCACGCCGAAAACCAAAAGCGTGAAGTTTGCCAATGAGATCAATGATGTAGCAGCCATCAGTCGTTCATTGGCCAACCTTATTGAGAAAGTGAAGTCTGGAGAACTCCTGAATAAACATGATGATTTGTTACCGGTACCAGTTCGCGTGAACGATCATATCAATACAGTACGGTACTTCACGTTAAATCATCTATCCATCAATATTCCATGTGCTGTTACTTCATCAATTTTGGAGGACGATTTGAAGTTACAGATACACAGCTTACCATACCAAGCCGGCATGTTTATTGTGAACTCTAAGACACTACAACTAATAAGTTTCAATAAATCAATTTCCAAAAACATGTTCGGTCTACATTACATTGAACTAATAAATCAACCGATTACAAAGATCATCCCGTCTTTTCCAAGTTTGTTGAAATACAACAACACTATGTATCCCCATTTGAACATCAATCTATCCAAGAATAAAGGTCTAGTACTTACAGAGCATTATTTCAGGAAACTTCAGAGCCAAATGAACAGGAGTGCAGAAGATTTTTACAGCTCTATAGGTATTGACGCTGTCCATAGGGATGGTTGCACCATCAAAGTTGACATTCAACTTCGCGTTCTAAACATGTCGCATATATTGCTATGGATAACTCACTCGAGGGACGTGTTTTTTAAAAACTACAATACAAATCCATCGCAGTTGAAGATTCTAAATGAAAGAGAGATAGCCACTATTAGCAGTGGGACAAACTCAGCAACGTCCTCTAAACACACCACTGATAAATTTAAGCTTGAAGAATTGAGTAAGCTGAAATCAGAACTACAGACACTAACGTTGCATATTGATGGTCGGGAATCCAACTCTAACGCAGTAGCGAAGTCAGAATGCGTTCTTTCTGATGATATGTCCACTGCTGTTGCCGAGGAAACTGATGTCAATACCACCACAAGCAGCATGGCCGTGCAGGCTAAAGATTCAATGATGTCCACTGACTCTTGTAGCAAATGGGAAATTGCCAAAAAGTACACACAAGATAAGTCGCAATTTGTCAGCGACGATAACTTCAAGGTGGATGAGAATCTGATACTACACACCAATTCCTCTTTCCGAGAAGGCAGTGATTCTCCTTTACGTCCTCTCAATAGTGAAAGCAGCGCATCTTTCGATAACTCGAATATTGCCCCGGAGCGCGAGATCGGTGCCTCTAAGCATGTTACCAAATTTTCTGACTTCACGGTATTACAAAAAATGGGAGAAGGTGCTTATGGGAAGGTCGATCTATGCATGCATAAGAAGGAGAAGTATGTGGTAGTCATTAAGCTCATTTTTAAGGAGCGGATTCTAGTAGACACATGGGTAAGAGATAGAAAATTAGGGACCATTCCCTCAGAGATACAGATCATGGCTACATTAAACAAAAAACCCCATGAGAACATCATGCGCCTGCTTGACTTCTTTGAAGATGATGAATACTATTACATCGAGTCTCCAATGCATGGTGAAACGGGCTCCATCGATTTATTCGATTTGATCGAGCTAAAGACCAACATGACTGAGCACGAGGCAAAACTGCTCTTTAAGCAGGTAGCCTCGGGACTAAGACACTTGCACGAAAACGGCATAGTGCATAGGGACATCAAGGACGAGAACGTGATCGTCGACAACAGAGGCCGGGTGAAAATAATTGACTTTGGCTCCGCTGCTTACGTGAAAAGAGGTCCTTTTGATGTTTTTGTTGGCACTATTGACTACGCCGCCCCAGAGGTTCTCGGCGGTGATCCGTACGAAGGCAAACCCCAAGACGTCTGGGCGGTCGGCGTTCTGCTCTACACTATCATCTACAAGGAGAATCCCTTCTACAACATTGACGAAATCCTAGATGGTGACTTGCGTATCAGCCCAGCAGTTGTAGTGAGCGAGGAGTGCGTGGCCTTAATCACCCGTATTTTAAACCGTTCTGTCAACCGCAGGCCGACAGTGGACGATATCTGTGGTGACAAGTGGCTTGGTATTTGA
- the LDS2 gene encoding Lds2p (Syntenic homolog of Saccharomyces cerevisiae YAL018C and YOL047C; Tandem gene duplication in Saccharomyces cerevisiae; 1-intron) — translation MPRAETMQLPAEEAPRSVAFHRRQARRVRRTLSTQFLPVTTLYQLIVQPAYYFTFLANVLVHAFAQGAAVAIAVAFWMSTVGLAFPPALPFVLPHAVWQGCLVGAVCCRNYHLEYMETYIASLLVTGEGEFLFSPMASRRWRFWYCDMPLFIWHYLSFWGFHILLLVLTFVPYVGPLVVLVLNSKATGAAYYARAQGFELTHAQRREKFVDLFMFGSTAAVLEFLPVIGGISYTTTLVAARRMVRADYTHAAQTAREAAQSARAAANLAREATRSMQTAPTSRTVMAAQAAVFSAQDAALAAEAAANARDAAAAERAARELRRLAQSPRSAVLSARAQPASRSASQSMRAASQSAWSAAGSSRALSERALSTRSVLTSGRSAAPSASSSRRPPSTRADRVIQRSRSRT, via the exons ATGCCTCGAGCCGAAACCATGCAGCTCCccgcggaggaggcgccCCGCAGCGTCGCGTTCCATAGACGGCAAGCCCGGCGAGTGCGGCGCACGCTCAGCACGCAGTTCCTCCCTGTCACG ACGCTGTATCAGCTGATTGTCCAACCGGCGTACTATTTCACGTTTCTGGCGAATGTGCTAGTGCACGCGTTCGCGCAGGGCGCGGCAGTCGCCATAGCAGTGGCGTTCTGGATGTCGACGGTGGGCCTGGCATtcccgcccgcgctgccATTTGTGCTGCCGCACGCGGTGTGGCAGGGTTGTCTGGTGGGTGCGGTGTGCTGCCGCAACTACCACCTGGAGTACATGGAGACCTACATTGCGAGCCTGCTCGTGACGGGAGAGGGGGAGTTCCTGTTTTCGCCGATGGCCTcgcggcggtggcggtTCTGGTACTGCGACATGCCGCTCTTCATCTGGCACTACCTGAGCTTTTGGGGCTTCCATATCCTGCTGCTCGTGTTGACCTTCGTGCCCTACGTGGGGCCGCTGGTGGTGTTGGTGCTCAACAGCAAGGCCACGGGCGCCGCGTACtacgcgcgcgcgcagggGTTTGAGCTGACAcacgcgcagcgccgcgaGAAGTTCGTCGACCTGTTCATGTTCGGCAGCACTGCCGCCGTGCTCGAGTTCCTGCCCGTTATCGGCGGTATTTCCTACACCACCACGCTCGTTGCAGCACGCCGCATGGTGCGCGCAGACTACACACACGCGGCGCAGACCGCCCGCGAGGCCGCGCAGTCCgcgcgtgcagctgctAACCTGGCCCGCGAGGCTACGAGGTCCATGCAGACCGCCCCCACCTCGCGCACGGTTATGGCCGCCCAGGCCGCGGTCTTCTCTGCCCAGGATGCGGCGTTGGCTGCGGAAGCGGCCGCGAACGCGCGCGATGCGGCGGCCGCAgagcgcgctgcgcgcgaATTGCGTCGCCTCGCGCAGTCCCCCCGTTCTGCCGTTCTCTCCGCGCGCGCACAGCCGGCCTCGCGCTCCGCCTCGCAGTCTATGCGCGCTGCCTCGCAGTCCGCGTGGTCCGCAGCCGGCTCCTCGCGCGCCCTCTCGGAACGTGCGCTCTCCACACGCTCCGTCCTCACCTCAGGTCGCTCCGCCGCCCCCTCGGCCTCCTCCAGCCGCCGGCCGCCCTCCACACGTGCGGACCGCGTGATTCAGCGCTCCAGATCACGCACGTGA
- a CDS encoding ACR283Wp (Syntenic homolog of Saccharomyces cerevisiae YAL018C and YOL048C (RRT8) (RRT8); Tandem gene duplication in Saccharomyces cerevisiae), whose amino-acid sequence MVVGMGHGQIWVQAVTLVILYIITFAAILVFLVLLWTPLFLPISVIFGPAGPLGYVLTLYANAQFFTTMIVNSHLATPLLDYTIASLMGIHIEYKRHNPELVEPEAFSAYDVLTVLRLVMSVAVMVVLVTIPILGPVLLMFVMNVKFSYDFYERFLILRGLNQVQRRDVFYQHILQFAYFGGSYTVLNFVPLFSVWGFVCYPLAIKMWATSNIIHFTAEEVESITE is encoded by the coding sequence ATGGTGGTCGGGATGGGCCACGGGCAGATCTGGGTTCAGGCGGTGACTCTGGTGATCCTGTACATCATAACGTTTGCGGCGATTTTGGTATTTCTGGTGCTGTTGTGGACGCCGCTGTTCCTGCCGATCTCAGTGATCTTCGGGCCCGCGGGGCCGCTGGGCTACGTGCTGACGCTGTATGCGAACGCGCAGTTCTTCACAACCATGATCGTGAACTCGCACCTGGCGACGCCGCTGTTGGACTACACCATTGCGTCGCTGATGGGTATCCATATTGAGTACAAGCGCCATAACCCTGAATTGGTGGAGCCGGAGGCGTTCAGCGCATACGATGTGCTGACGGTGCTGCGCCTGGTCATGAGCGTTGCCGTGATGGTGGTTCTGGTGACCATCCCGATTCTGGGACCTGTTCTACTGATGTTTGTGATGAATGTAAAGTTTTCATACGACTTCTACGAGCGGTTCTTAATTCTACGGGGACTAAACCAGGTGCAGCGCCGTGACGTGTTCTACCAGCATATCTTACAGTTTGCATACTTCGGGGGGTCGTACACGGTTTTAAATTTCGTGCCTCTATTCTCAGTCTGGGGCTTTGTGTGCTATCCGTTGGCAATCAAAATGTGGGCGACTTCCAACATCATCCACTTTACAGCGGAAGAGGTAGAGTCAATCACTGAATGA